The Bacteroidia bacterium genomic interval TCCCCTGGATTACGAATATTATGATGATGAGGTAGAACAAAATCAATTGTATTACTACCGCATACGGCATACGGATAAATTTGGGGAAACCGTTTACTCCGAAGAAATAGAGACCACCACGGAAGAAAATCCAGGCGGCTTTTTCTTCGACATCCTCAGCGAACCCTCAGATCAGGGTAAATACCTCAATATTCGTTTTAGCTCTCGGCAAGATCAGCGAGTGAGGATTATGTTGTTGGATGAAGAACTGCGTCAACTGGCCATTCTTTTCTCCGACGAAATAAGCGCGGACAAACAAAATCTCATCACCTATCAAGAGGCAATACCTTTTGGGATCTACCACATCCTGGTAGAAACAGAAAACAGACGTTATAGAGAATTACTGGTAGTGGAATAAAGGCTTATAAAGCTTCCTCTTCTCCTTCAGCAGCTTCTTCTGCCGCATTTATCGCCTCAATCTCCTTATCAATATAGTACAGGCTTTGAGGGCCATTTCCAATGAGTTTGAGCTTGTCCAGCACAGAACGCATCAGATTTTCCTCTTCTCTCTGCTCTGTGATATACCACTGGAGAAAATTCTCAGTCGTATAATCATTCTCCGAGCGAGCTTGTGCCAGGAGAGAATTGATGGAGTTTGTCACTTTTTGCTCATGCTCATAAACTTCTTTGAACATGGCCTGAACAGAATCAAATTCATGTCTGGGCTGATCGATGGCCGGAGTGATCGCATGGGAATCTACCTCGCTGAGGTAATGAAAAATGCGAAGCATGTGATCTCTTTCCTCCGCAGACTGTCGGTGCATAAATTTTGCACAGCCCTCCAATCCTTCCTTATCACACCAGGAAGCCATGGAGAGATATAAAAAGGAAGCTTTTCCTTCTAGTTGGATTTGGCTATTTAAAGCCTGAGCCATTTTTTCTGAAATCATGCTGCAAATTAAACATTAATTAGAGGAAAAGATACTTAATGTATCTTATTCATAACTATATAAAAACCTTCAGGATTTAATTATGTTTCCCTTTTGCCAAGGGAAAGAGAGAAATTGGGGAATTTATTTCATTCTGCCAGGGCAACGTTTACAACGCTTCCCTTTTTTGTACTTCTTACAGCATTTTTTCTTGAATTTTTTAGCG includes:
- a CDS encoding ferritin — encoded protein: MISEKMAQALNSQIQLEGKASFLYLSMASWCDKEGLEGCAKFMHRQSAEERDHMLRIFHYLSEVDSHAITPAIDQPRHEFDSVQAMFKEVYEHEQKVTNSINSLLAQARSENDYTTENFLQWYITEQREEENLMRSVLDKLKLIGNGPQSLYYIDKEIEAINAAEEAAEGEEEAL